In the Podospora bellae-mahoneyi strain CBS 112042 chromosome 4, whole genome shotgun sequence genome, one interval contains:
- a CDS encoding hypothetical protein (EggNog:ENOG503P3HR; COG:S) yields MPISTTPRSVSDATRFTATTPHADSKTARFSKPPNTSLPPSGGSPEGNPIRVETPDEKVARLRAAHQRAKLANVSKLEQYLAVGRSLADKGHRLSVMALIGFSGLGIVATAYTFYDMMVLNRKRKAEWIETQKQLEADELAQARLAYMTGKADEDQIALVEEVMERERQQGMAGKTSFFEKIPSGFAPAERTHSPSVTEVVSWPSSAAPVPEQQGEGEKKKGLWTWLTANLKKEEEGEEVMGKERRLGWESLSEEDDGMGVRDSDLVRASEGRGVARGLKEKVREAFEKEKENERRGGALDRIGLEEKQEGEKKKKKGWFW; encoded by the exons atgccaatatccaccacccctcgcAGCGTCTCCGACGCAACCCGCTTCacagccacaaccccccacgCCGACTCCAAAACCGCCCGCTTCAGCAaaccccccaacacctccctgCCCCCATCAGGGGGTTCTCCAGAAGGGAACCCAATCCGGGTCGAAACCCCCGACGAAAAAGTCGCCCGCCTCCGCGCCGCCCACCAAAGAGCCAAACTCGCCAATGTTTCCAAGCTAGAGCAGTACCTCGCCGTAGGCCGCTCCCTAGCCGACAAGGGGCACCGTTTGTCAGTCATGGCACTGATAGGCTTCTCCG GCCTCGGCATAGTAGCAACAGCCTACACCTTCTACGACATGATGGTCCTCAACCGCAAGCGCAAAGCAGAATGGATCGAGACCCAAAAGCAACTCGAGGCCGACGAGCTCGCCCAGGCCAGACTGGCGTACATGACTGGCAAGGCGGACGAGGACCAAATCGCGCTTGTAGAAGAAGTTATGGAAAGAGAGCGGCAGCAAGGAATGGCGGGGAAGACGTCGTTCTTTGAGAAGATCCCCAGCGGGTTCGCTCCTGCGGAAAGGACACACTCTCCAAGTGTGACGGAGGTTGTGAgctggccttcttctgctgcgcCGGTGCCAGAGCAacagggagagggggaaaagaagaagggactCTGGACTTGGCTGACTGCTAATctgaaaaaggaggaggaaggggaggaggtgatgggtaAGGAGAGGAGGTTAGGGTGGGAGTCGTtgagtgaggaggatgatgggatgggggtgagggataGCGATCTTGTCCGGGCgtcggaggggaggggggtggccagggggttgaaggagaaggtgagggaggcgtttgaaaaggagaaggagaatgagaggaggggtggggcGTTGGATCggattgggttggaggagaaacaggagggggagaagaagaagaagaaggggtggttttggtag
- a CDS encoding hypothetical protein (EggNog:ENOG503P9AN) — protein sequence MLSNESWPALQRKRGREEDLAEISPGGRLGFTEHRSKRLQALPLRTSPPSKRWAEPPRFHAPPTTFIIPSQPRTITPNSSDSEEPGHFAFAEEPEIVTVPTLQSPVNVSITMADMDMDMDMMDTAPEPNPNHLNAFQPEPLPSVTGRIPTPIHCSFAAQVRGQNWNEAHGALATTPEEPTSMAFDSNGMADVAVAHDSNPTTNALAMADWNHIQNRRLPSPISETGGEDSPAMVLDSCCSPHPITTSPSGHLSHLTHEHPLLASMREQSPRPGSPNGGMEVESGSPSPKRGHARSRHTVNSWTAVPPGVKRSFSIGYRADCDKCRMKVPGHFNHIIIS from the exons ATGTTGTCCAACGAGAGCTGGCCTGCGCTCCAGCGcaaaagggggagagaagaggacCTTGCCGAGATATCCCCTGGTGGTAGGCTTGGCTTCACTGAACACAGGAGT AAACGCCTCCAAGCCCTTCCACTTAGGACGTCTCCCCCATCTAAGCGATGGGCCGAACCACCAAGATTCCATGCGCCGCCAACAACATTCATCATCCCGAGCCAACCACGAACCATCACGCCAAACAGTTCGGATTCTGAGGAGCCAGGTCATTTTGCCTTCGCCGAGGAGCCAGAGATCGTCACAGTTCCGACCCTACAATCCCCCGTCAATGTTAGTATCACCATGGCAGACATGGACATGGACATGGACATGATGGACACCGCCCCCGAGCCAAACCCGAACCACCTCAACGCTTTCCAACCGGAGCCACTTCCCAGTGTCACCGGTCGCATCCCGACACCAATACACTGCAGCTTTGCAGCTCAGGTTCGAGGCCAAAACTGGAACGAGGCCCACGGTGCGCTGGCAACAACACCGGAAGAACCCACTTCCATGGCCTTTGACAGCAACGGTATGGCTGACGTTGCCGTGGCCCACGACTCGAATCCGACCACCAACGCTCTGGCAATGGCGGATTGGAATCACATCCAGAACCGCCGGCTGCCATCCCCGATCAGCGAAACCGGCGGTGAAGACAGCCCAGCCATGGTGCTTGATTCGTGCTGCTCCCCTCACCCTATCACCACATCCCCGAGCGGACATCTCAGCCACTTGACGCACGAGCACCCGTTGCTGGCATCGATGAGGGAGCAATCTCCGCGACCGGGTTCACCAAATGGAGGAATGGAGGTGGAATCGGGCTCGCCATCACCGAAACGGGGGCACGCGAGGTCGAGACATACGGTCAACTCGTGGACCGCGGTGCCGCCGGGAGTGAAGAGGTCGTTCAGTATAGGGTACCGGGCGGATTGTGATAAGTGCAGGATGAAGGTGCCGGGGCATTTTAATCATATCATCATTTCTTAG
- the ARO4 gene encoding 3-deoxy-7-phosphoheptulonate synthase (COG:E; EggNog:ENOG503NVDJ), whose translation MPGLEMAPLQADDMRVLGQDPLIPPALLISEIPITEDALQTVVKGRRDAVGVIMGRNDRLLVIVGPCSIHDPATAIEYAHRLKALSDKLSEDLVIVMRAYLEKPRTTVGWKGLINDPDIDETFKINKGLRVSRQLFRDLTSTGMPIATEMLDTISPQFLADLISVGAIGARTTESQLHRELASGLSFPIGFKNGTDGSLGVAIDAIGAAAAKHHFMGVTKQGLAAITRTSGNEHGFVILRGGTKGTNYDKASVQAAKETLVKKGQKLAIMIDCSHGNSNKDHRNQPKVAATVAEQLREGETAIIGVMIESNINEGNQKVPAEGPAALKKGVSITDACINWENTVAVLEDLAAAVRERRKVNAGKEAAAEAKTTPLEED comes from the exons ATGCCCGGACTCGAGATGGCGCCTCTTCAGGCCGATGACATGAGAG TGTTGGGTCAAGATCCCCTCATTCCCCCTGCCCTTCTTATTTCTGAGATCCCCATCACCGAGGATGCTCTGCAAACAGTAGTAAAGGGCAGACGTGATGCCGTCGGCGTCATCATGGGCCGCAACGACCGTCTCCTAGTCATCGTCGGCCCATGCTCCATCCACgaccccgccaccgccattGAGTACGCACACAGACTCAAGGCTCTCTCCGACAAGCTCTCAGAGgacctcgtcatcgtcatgcGCGCTTACCTCGAGAAGCCACGCACCACCGTTGGCTGGAAGGGTCTGATCAACGACCCTGATATCGATGAGACCTTCAAGATCAATAAGGGTCTCCGCGTATCCAGACAGCTCTTCCGtgacctcacctccaccggcaTGCCCATCGCTACCGAGATGTTGGACACCATCTCTCCTCAGTTCTTGGCCGACCTGATCTCAGTTGGTGCCATCGGTGCCCGTACCACCGAGTCTCAGCTCCACCGTGAGCTCGCCTCTGGCCTGTCCTTCCCCATCGGCTTCAAGAACGGAACCGATGGCAGTCTTGGTGTTGCTATCGATGCCATCggtgctgccgctgccaagCATCACTTCATGGGTGTAACCAAGCAGGGTCTTGCTGCCATCACTCGTACCAGCGGGAACGAGCACGGTTTCGTCATTCTCAGAGGTGGCACCAAGGGCACCAACTACGACAAGGCCAGCGTCCAGGCTGCCAAGGAGACCCTTGTCAAGAAGGGTCAAAAGCTCGCTATCATGATTGACTGCTCTCACG GTAACTCTAACAAGGACCACCGCAACCAGCCCAAGGTGGCCGCCACCGTCGCCGAGCAGCTCCGCGAGGGCGAGACCGCCATCATTGGTGTCATGATTGAGTCCAACATCAACGAGGGCAACCAGAAGGTACCTGCCGAGGGCCCTGCCGCTCTCAAGAAGGGCGTCTCCATCACCGATGCCTGCATCAACTGGGAGAACACTGTGGCCGTCCTCGAGgacctcgccgccgccgttcgCGAGCGCCGCAAGGTCAACGCTGGCAAGGAGGCCGCTgccgaggccaagaccaccccgttggaggaggattaG
- a CDS encoding hypothetical protein (EggNog:ENOG503P5ZG): MKPIPLLSTIFLLLGIASASAPTFCKCTCFTNSTIIPLGPLHDNPPSPNPPPGFLSPRASSSSCTQCNRAFCLKYNLPICKDAEEKDVVTSCFQRDSNKDKIIVWGFILGTAGLLSWAGVKRVIDSRMERQRQERGNEGGRGIMGVIGGLVSGGNAQRGENIGGGGLTRRGTGGGGGEGQGTYSPLGEGGGAR, from the exons ATGAAGCCAatacccctcctctccaccatcttcctcctcctagGAATAGCCTCAGCCT CCGCCCCAACTTTCTGCAAATGCACCTGCTTCACAAAcagcaccatcatccccctcggccccctccacgacaaccccccctcccccaacccaccccccggcttcctctccccccgagcctcctcctcctcctgcaccCAATGTAACCGCGCCTTCTGCCTCAAATACAACCTACCCATCTGCAAAGACGCCGAAGAAAAAGACGTCGTCACCTCCTGTTTCCAGCGCGACAGCAACAAGGACAAGATCATAGTCTGGggcttcatcctcggcacCGCCGGCCTGCTGAGCTGGGCGGGGGTAAAAAGGGTTATTGACTCGAGAATGGAAAGACAGAGGCAAGAACGTGGGAatgaggggggaagggggataaTGGGGGTGataggggggttggtttccGGTGGGAATGCCCAGAGAGGGGAAAATattggtggaggggggctCACGAGGAGAGGTactggtggaggaggaggcgaagggCAGGGGACGTACAGTCctttgggggagggcggtggtgcacGATGA
- a CDS encoding hypothetical protein (COG:U; EggNog:ENOG503NY96), producing MERGSLSHRRLPSDPELDRFPGPSRAATRSDGPSSQPSPSNEFTVPKTTEPEYVEGFKPAALLASVTVVVFLMMLDTSILATAIPRITDEFESLEDVGWYAAIYQLASAALQPLTGKIYQKFSTQWTFITFFAIFEIGSAICGASVASWMLITGRAIAGIGGAGLINGALTILGTSVPMSRRPTYTGIMMGFSQLGIIAGPLVGGAFTSHVSWRWCFYINLPIGALVIVALSFVHIPDAFQKRRAMDVLRRIHIELDLLGFALLAPAAVQLMLALSWGGDKYPWNSPIIIGLFSGAGATTIVFLIWDWYLGDVALVPFSLVTQRQVWTSAITNCFLLFIVYVASFFLSIYFQAVHGATPIMSGVYVMASIVSQLILAVIVGPLVQKTGYVIPYTIFSASIGAVSNGLCSTFTPTTPPVQYILYQILGGIGRGAGMQMPLLAIQAILPPQDIAMGTCILVFVQNLGISILLAGANTIFGESLQNELSQAVPYSREILQAGATRFREVVKEGDLDVVLEAWSRSIGKVFYMAAAAGGVAVFTALGMGWVDIRKGKAGGRGRGAEGDLEDD from the exons ATGGAGAGAGGGTCGCTTTCCCATCGTCGTCTGCCTTCAGATCCAGAACTCGATAGATTCCCCGGGCCTTCAAGAGCTGCGACAAGAAGCGATGGCCCCTCAAGTCAGCCAAGTCCCTCGAATGAGTTTACCGTGCCCAAGACTACCGAGCCCGAATATGTCGAAGGATTCAAGCCGGCCGCCTTGCTGGCCTCTGTCACAGTCGTTGTCTTTTTGATGATGCTTGAtacctccatcctcgccactGCA ATACCTCGCATTACGGATGAGTTCGAATCCCTTGAAGACGTCGGATGGTATGCCGCCATCTACCAACTCGCCAGCGCCgcccttcaacccctcacaGGCAAGATTTACCAGAAGTTCAGCACCCAATGGACCTTCATCACCTTCTTCGCGATCTTCGAGATTGGTTCTGCCATCTGCGGCGCCTCAGTCGCCTCGTGGATGCTCATCACTGGTCGCGCTATCGCCGGGATCGGGGGGGCGGGCCTCATCAACGGAGCTCTCACCATCCTCGGAACATCAGTACCCATGAGTCGGCGGCCAACATACACCGGAATCATGATGGGCTTCTCGCAGCTTGGCATCATTGCTGGTCCCCTCGTTGGTGGAGCCTTTACCTCTCACGTTTCCTGGCGCTGGTGCTtctacatcaacctcccaatCGGCGCTCTCGTCATCGTTGCGCTCTCCTTTGTCCACATCCCAGACGCCTTCCAGAAACGGCGCGCTATGGACGTCCTTCGTCGCATCCACATCGAGCTCGACCTCCTCGGATTCGCACTTCTAGCACCCGCAGCTGTCCAGCTGATGCTAGCGCTGTCATGGGGCGGTGACAAATACCCATGGaactcccccatcatcattggCCTCTTCTCCGGAGCTGGCGCAACGACGATAGTCTTCCTCATCTGGGACTGGTACCTCGGCGACGTAGCCCTCGTCCCATTCTCCCTCGTTACCCAACGACAAGTCTGGACCAGCGCCATCACAAActgcttcctcctcttcattgTCTACGTCGCGAGTTTCTTTTTGTCAATATACTTCCAAGCTGTCCACGGCGCAACCCCCATCATGTCAGGCGTGTACGTCATGGCCAGCATCGTCAGCCAGCTCATCCTAGCCGTCATCGTCGGTCCGCTTG TTCAAAAAACGGGCTATGTAATCCCCTACACCATCTTCTCTGCCTCCATCGGCGCCGTCTCCAACGGTCTCTGCtcaaccttcacccccaccacgCCTCCAGTGCAGTACATCCTCTACCAAATCCTCGGCGGCATCGGCCGCGGCGCGGGAATGCAGATGCCCCTCCTAGCAATCCAAGCCATCCTCCCGCCGCAGGACATAGCAATGGGGACTTGCATCCTGGTCTTTGTCCAAAACCTCGGtatctccatcctccttgCTGGAGCTAACACCATATTTGGGGAAAGCCTTCAAAATGAACTATCCCAAGCAGTTCCGTACAGCAGGGAGATCCTCCAAGCGGGCGCGACGAGATTTAGGGAGGTGGTCAAAGAGGGGGATTTGGATGTTGTGTTGGAGGCTTGGTCGAGGAGTATAGGTAAGGTGTTTTACATGGCTGCTGCAGCGGGAGGGGTGGCGGTTTTTACGGCTTTagggatggggtgggttgaTATTAGGAAGGGTAAGgctggtgggagggggaggggagctgaAGGTGACCTGGAGGATGACTAG
- a CDS encoding hypothetical protein (EggNog:ENOG503P2N0; COG:S), translating to METASSSSTTTANGSVNGMPAPYGRACTNCARAKCRCIYRTGGADCERCHRLRKECIPSVSVRKRNGKRTHVSRAAQLEAKLEDLVSLLRHQAGPGGTAPSPGEPSVASSTPAPSARSAASVAGDHSPHPVPVAVLPPQLPDCHPAHGKGRPTPVARGTLLGSKFEPQNVGPRSPTPPPVEPPAIPYCTYQPSPSEAADGLVTFRKYMLIFLPFVYLPSNMTEERLRKTYPFLWFSIMTVTSKNVDRRLVMSESIKKFIAQKMVMEHEKSLDLLFGLLVIMGWTHYHIKREKPILSLLASLAKSLVFDLGLNKVPSEPYISACLKTAFHPPPREKTMEERRAVLACFLLTSQISHSLKRLDALTWTSHMEESLQFLTQRHEWEGDDLLVAQVKIQLIVEQLNRATSQSIDNAPPSYYLSALHTQLTNIKTQLPSHLQQNDTILSHISYTELAIHEAAVAKPRISPTTTVPDLQRYAAMEACLNAIKDWFDRHFSIPSYVYIGMTFSYWCHMAHCLLSLYRLSVLDDPAWDRRAVRNKLDLLRICDQLKLGFEELSAKRRLDSGPTIEEDGFTKFNMMLRTMKSGWVAELAAIDGVDLNGGGHHSSSVEQYLDAGNANELNLPLFHAEDPEAWMAGLFDMNWDP from the exons ATGGAGACagcatcgtcctcctcaacgacgACAGCTAACGGCTCGGTCAATGGGATGCCGGCCCCGTACGGGAGGGCTTGCACAAATTGTGCGAGGGCGAAGTGTAGGTGTATCTACCGGACCGGCGGTGCCGACTGTGAGAG ATGTCATCGGTTACGGAAAGAGTGCATCCCATCAGTCTCGGTCAGGAAGAGAAATGGCAAGCGTACCCATGTCTCCCGTGCCGCCCAGCTTGAGGCTAAGCTAGAGGACCTTGTATCTCTTCTCCGTCATCAGGCCGGACCGGGTGGCACGGCTCCTTCTCCAGGTGAGCCGTCTGTTGCTTCTAGCACACCGGCACCAAGTGCTCGTTCGGCGGCCAGTGTTGCGGGTGATCATTCACCACATCCGGTGCCAGTTGCTGTTTTGCCTCCCCAGCTACCAGACTGTCATCCGGCTCATGGAAAAGGCCGTCCAACGCCTGTCGCTCGCGGTACTCTCCTTGGCAGCAAATTTGAGCCTCAAAATGTGGGACCGcgctcaccaacccccccgccgGTCGAGCCGCCAGCCATCCCGTATTGCACCTATCAGCCAAGTCCATCCGAAGCTGCTGATGGACTGGTGACGTTCAGAAAGTATATGTTGATCTTCCTCCCATTTGTATACCTGCCATCCAACATGACGGAGGAACGGCTTCGAAAAACATATCCCTTTTTGTGGTTCAGCATCATGACTGTCACCTCCAAGAACGTGGATCGACGTCTTGTGATGAGCGAGTCAATCAAGAAGTTCATTGCCCAGAAGATGGTCATGGAACATGAGAAGAGCTTAGACCTTCTTTTTGGCCTCTTGGTCATCATGGGCTG GACTCATTATCACATAAAGCGGGAAAAACCCATCCTTTCACTTCTGGCATCGCTCGCAAAGTCACTAGTATTTGATCTTGGCTTGAACAAAGTTCCTAGTGAGCCGTACATTTCAGCGTGTTTGAAGACAGccttccaccctccaccaagAGAAAAGACGATGGAGGAACGACGAGCCGTGCTGGCGTGTTTCCTGCTCACATCTCAGATATCTCATTCCCTAAAGAGGCTGGACGCCCTAACCTGGACGTCTCACATGGAAGAAAGCTTACAGTTCCTTACCCAGCGGCACgagtgggaaggggacgATCTTTTGGTTGCTCAGGTCAAGATTCAACTCATCGTCGAGCAGCTCAACAGGGCCACATCACAGTCAATAGACAATGCGCCACCTTCATACTATCTTTCGGCCCTCCATACTCAGCtcaccaacatcaagacCCAGCTCCCCAGTCATTTGCAACAAAACG ACACAATCCTCAGCCACATCTCCTACACCGAGCTCGCCATCCACGAAGCTGCCGTTGCCAAGCCCCGTatctccccaaccaccaccgtccccgaCCTCCAGCGCTACGCCGCCATGGAGGCCTGCCTCAACGCCATCAAAGACTGGTTCGACCGCCACTTCTCCATCCCGTCATACGTCTACATCGGCATGACGTTCAGCTACTGGTGCCACATGGCCCactgcctcctctccctctaccGGCTCTCCGTCCTCGACGACCCAGCCTGGGACCGCCGCGCCGTCCGCAACAAGCTCGACCTGCTACGGATCTGCGACCAGCTCAAGCTAGGCTTTGAGGAGCTCTCCGCCAAAAGAAGGCTAGACTCGGGCCCGACgatcgaggaggatgggttCACCAAGTTTAACATGATGCTGCGGACGATGAAGAGCGGGTGGGTGGCGGAGCTGGCGGCGATTGACGGGGTGGATCTGAACGGCGGGGGGCATCATTCGAGCTCGGTGGAACAGTACCTGGATGCGGGGAACGCGAATGAGCTTAACTTGCCGTTGTTTCATGCCGAGGATCCGGAGGcgtggatggcggggttgttcGATATGAATTGGGATCCTTGA